From a single Nicotiana tomentosiformis chromosome 2, ASM39032v3, whole genome shotgun sequence genomic region:
- the LOC138905778 gene encoding uncharacterized protein, translating to MEYAANVGLPVIDFEDFPKQSSKLINACEEWGCFRLYNHHRILPASLMADMKGVVRSLLDIPTEIKKRNKGNSVAWSNGRFNNVKHRVICKEGKTRVSIVSFIRGHEDTTVEPPSELVDDENPRLYVPFMQDDLTKLRQSTRNFNGEALDHFHTNL from the exons ATGGAGTATGCAGCAAATGTTGGTTTGCCAGTGATAGACTTTGAGGACTTCCCAAAACAGTCATCTAAGTTGATAAATGCCTGTGAGGAATGGGGATGCTTTAGGCTTTACAATCATCATAGGATTCTTCCAGCTTCACTCATGGCTGACATGAAGGGAGTTGTGAGATCATTGCTTGATATTCCCACTGAAATCAAGAAACGCAACAAGGGTAATTCTGTG GCATGGAGCAACGGAAGATTTAACAATGTTAAGCATAGAGTGATATGCAAAGAAGGAAAAACAAGGGTGTCAATTGTTTCATTCATTCGGGGACATGAGGATACAACTGTGGAACCCCCATCTGAACTTGTGGATGATGAAAATCCTCGTCTCTACGTACCTTTCATGCAAGATGATCTCACAAAGCTTAGGCAGTCAACAAGAAATTTCAATGGTGAAGCTCTTGATCACTTCCATACCAACTTGTAG